A single region of the Ursus arctos isolate Adak ecotype North America unplaced genomic scaffold, UrsArc2.0 scaffold_10, whole genome shotgun sequence genome encodes:
- the LOC130542692 gene encoding uncharacterized protein LOC130542692 — protein MWGSIPERPDHALSPRQTLNNCTTQAPLNLTFNFEMASDSWEVRKNSTQGIMMSKLCTLLFIETEHSEEGPCSFTLFFLVAVSCSPVMAGTRTFLRSTDPIQISSVSRICPCTSVCTCTHAPLCISHMHLCITRVYQYTCITHVHLCITCALVHCITRACVTRVHEYVPLCISHMHSCITRVHQYTCITHVHLCITRVHWCTVSHVHVSHVCTSMCPCAYHTCICVSHACTSTRTSHMCTCVSRVHWCTVSHVHVSHVCTSMCPCAYHTCICVSHACTSARALHRCTCVSHACTGALYHTCACVTRVHKYAPLCISHVCIRVSHVCTSTHASHRCTCVSHVCMCVSCAFCHMCRLV, from the coding sequence atgtggggctcgatcccagaacgcccggatcacgccctgagcccaaggcagacgcttaacaactgcaccacccaggcgcccttaaactTAACTTTCAATTTTGAAATGGCTTCAGATTCATGGGAAGTCAGAAAAAATAGTACACAGGGAATAATGATGAGCAAATTGTGTACTCTCCTATTTATAGAGACAGAACACAGTGAAGAAGGGCCGTGTTCCTTCACCTTGTTTTTCCTCGTGGCAGTATCCTGCTCACCGGTCATGGCCGGGACACGGACATTCCTGCGATCCACGGACCCCATTCAGATCTCATCAGTTTCACGTATTTGCCCATGTACCagtgtgtgtacgtgcacacaTGCGCCCCTGTGCATATCACACATGCACTTGTGTATCACACGCGTGTACCAGTACACGTGCATCACACATGTGCACCTGTGTATCACGTGTGCACTGGTGCACTGTATCACACGTGCATGTGTCACACGTGTGCACGAGTATGTGCCCCTGTGCATATCACACATGCATTCGTGTATCACACGCGTGCACCAGTACACGTGCATCACACATGTGCACCTGTGTATCACACGTGTGCACTGGTGCACTGTATCACACGTGCATGTGTCACACGTGTGCACGAGTATGTGCCCCTGTGCATATCACACATGCATTTGTGTATCACACGCGTGCACCAGTACACGTACATCACACATGTGCACCTGTGTATCACGTGTGCACTGGTGCACTGTATCACACGTGCATGTGTCACACGTGTGCACGAGTATGTGCCCCTGTGCATATCACACATGCATTTGTGTATCACATGCATGCACCAGTGCACGTGCATTACACAGGTGCACCTGTGTATCACATGCGTGCACTGGTGCACTGTatcacacatgtgcatgtgtcaCACGTGTGCACAAGTATGCGCCCCTGTGCATATCACACGTGTGCATTCGTGTATCACACGTGTGCACCAGTACACATGCATCACACAGGTGCACATGTGTgtcacatgtgtgcatgtgtgtatccTGTGCATTTTGTCACATGTGTAGGCTTGTGTAA